The following are encoded together in the Daucus carota subsp. sativus chromosome 5, DH1 v3.0, whole genome shotgun sequence genome:
- the LOC108223079 gene encoding outer envelope protein 80, chloroplastic isoform X2, with product MDRGLFGLVSGVEIFSGGIIRLQVSEAEVNDISIRFRRKTGEPTVGKTRPETILRQLTTKKGQVYSMLQGKRDVDTVLTMGIMEDVSIVPQPAGDTGKVDLTMNVVERQSHGISAGGGISSGIANGPLAGLIGSCAIHHRNLFGRNQKLNLSLERGQVDSLFRLNYTDPWIEGDDKRTSRSIMVQNSKTPGSLVYSQPDGNILTIGRVTAGIEYSRPFRPNWSGTAGVTFQRAGARDDRGNPIIRDFYSSPLTASGNAYDKMLLAKLESVYTGSGGPGSSMLVLNMEQGLPVWTEWLAFNRVTARARKGFVAGPVSFSFGLSGGHMVGNFPPHEAFPIGGTNSVRGYEEGAIGSGRSHVVGSGEMSFPLLKPLEGVVFADCGTDLGSASAVPGDPAGARLKPGNGYGYGVGVRLESPFGPLRLEYALNDHGTGRFHFGVGYRN from the exons ATGGATCGAGGTCTTTTTGGATTG GTCTCTGGCGTTGAGATATTTTCAGGGGGTATAATCAGGTTACAAGTTTCCGAAGCAGAGGTTAATGATATATCCATACGTTTTCGTCGCAAGAC TGGCGAGCCAACTGTAGGGAAGACAAGGCCAGAAACTATACTTCGCCAACTAACTACGAAAAAGGGGCAG GTCTACAGTATGCTTCAAGGGAAAAGAGATGTGGATACTGTGCTAACAATGGGTATAATGGAAGATGTTAGTATTGTTCCACAGCCTGCTGGAG ATACAGGCAAGGTTGATTTAACAATGAATGTGGTAGAACGTCAAAGTCATGGCATATCTGCTGGGGGTGGAATATCAAGTGG GATCGCAAATGGCCCTCTTGCAGGATTAATTGGCAG TTGTGCAATTCATCATAGAAATCTTTTTGGAAGAAATCAAAAGCTTAATCTCTCACTTGAGAGGGGCCAAGTTGATTCACTTTTTAGATTAAACTACACAGACCCATGGATTGAAGGAGACGATAAGAGAACATCAAGATCAATCATGGTTCAG AATTCGAAAACCCCTGGCAGTCTTGTTTACTCCCAGCCAGATGGTAATATACTTACCATAGGCCGCGTCACAGCTGGCATTGAATATAGCCGTCCCTTTAGACCAAATTGGAGTGGAACTGCAGGAGTTACTTTTCAG CGTGCTGGTGCTCGTGATGATAGAGGAAATCCAATCATAAGGGATTTCTACAGCAGTCCACTCACTGCAAG CGGTAATGCCTATGACAAAATGTTACTTGCTAAACTTGAGAGTGTATACACTGGTTCTGGTGGCCCTGGCTCTTCGATG TTGGTACTAAATATGGAGCAAGGGCTTCCTGTATGGACAGAATGGTTAGCTTTTAACAGAGTCACTGCTCGTGCACGAAAAGGATTTGTAGCTGGTCCTGTATCCTTCTCATTTGG TTTGTCTGGTGGCCACATGGTGGGTAATTTTCCTCCTCATGAAGCATTTCCCATTGGTGGAACTAACAGTGTGAGAGGATACGAAGAGGGGGCAATTGGATCTGGTCGTTCGCATGTGGTTGGCTCCGGAGAAATGTCTTTTCCCCTG CTGAAGCCTTTAGAAGGGGTGGTATTTGCCGATTGTGGCACTGATCTTGGATCTGCCTCGGCGGTACCTG GCGATCCTGCTGGAGCACGACTAAAGCCTGGTAATGGTTATGGTTATGGAGTAGGTGTGCGTTTGGAGTCTCCATTTGGACCTTTGCGTCTGGAATATGCCTTAAATGATCACGGAACAGGGAGGTTTCATTTTGGTGTCGGTTACAGAAATTGA
- the LOC108223079 gene encoding outer envelope protein 80, chloroplastic isoform X1, with translation MPQNDNIRFISSSIKIPCETMPQKADIQFTLPSMKISSFRSSHYLRRKHHHIISPFASVQFSNHNSVLQFIDSVKTPFTQLVDFVKTPFTQFVNSLQPSSNIFNSTKNHSKRNPFHLKSLLLSSASLALTGPDEGSLMTPPKIGSQSASQNDEERVLISEVFVRNKDGEELERKDLENEAMTALKTCRPNSALTIHEVQEDVHRIIGSGYFSSCMPVAVDTRDGIRLVFQVEPNQEFRGLVCEGANALPSKFVEDAFRGGYGKIVNIRRLNDVIDSINGWYMDRGLFGLVSGVEIFSGGIIRLQVSEAEVNDISIRFRRKTGEPTVGKTRPETILRQLTTKKGQVYSMLQGKRDVDTVLTMGIMEDVSIVPQPAGDTGKVDLTMNVVERQSHGISAGGGISSGIANGPLAGLIGSCAIHHRNLFGRNQKLNLSLERGQVDSLFRLNYTDPWIEGDDKRTSRSIMVQNSKTPGSLVYSQPDGNILTIGRVTAGIEYSRPFRPNWSGTAGVTFQRAGARDDRGNPIIRDFYSSPLTASGNAYDKMLLAKLESVYTGSGGPGSSMLVLNMEQGLPVWTEWLAFNRVTARARKGFVAGPVSFSFGLSGGHMVGNFPPHEAFPIGGTNSVRGYEEGAIGSGRSHVVGSGEMSFPLLKPLEGVVFADCGTDLGSASAVPGDPAGARLKPGNGYGYGVGVRLESPFGPLRLEYALNDHGTGRFHFGVGYRN, from the exons ATGCCGCAAAATGACAACATTCGCTTCATCTCATCTTCAATCAAAATCCCTTGTGAAACAATGCCGCAAAAGGCTGACATTCAATTCACATTACCTTCCATGAAAATTTCTTCTTTTCGATCTTCCCATTACCTTCGACGAAAGCACCATCACATTATCTCTCCCTTTGCTTCAGTCCAATTCTCCAACCATAACTCAGTTCTGCAATTCATTGATTCTGTGAAAACCCCTTTTACCCAATTGGTTGATTTTGTCAAAACCCCATTCACCCAGTTTGTTAATTCACTCCAACCTTCAAGTAATATATTCAATTCAACCAAAAATCACAGCAAAAGAAATCCATTTCACTTAAAGTCCTTGCTCTTATCTTCTGCTTCCTTAGCTCTGACAGGCCCCGATGAGGGGAGTCTAATGACTCCGCCAAAGATTGGGAGCCAATCTGCAAGTCAGAATGATGAAGAACGGGTTTTGATTAGTGAGGTATTTGTCAGAAATAAAGACGGCGAGGAACTTGAAAGGAAGGATTTAGAGAATGAAGCCATGACTGCACTAAAAACCTGCAGGCCAAATTCCGCGCTTACGATTCACGAAGTTCAGGAAGATGTGCACAGAATTATTGGCAGCGGGTATTTTTCTTCTTGTATGCCTGTTGCTGTAGATACAAGAGATGGTATTCGTTTAGTGTTTCAG GTAGAACCAAACCAAGAATTCCGAGGTTTAGTATGTGAAGGAGCAAATGCTCTTCCATCAAAGTTTGTGGAAGATGCCTTTCGCGGTGGATATG GAAAAATAGTCAACATAAGGCGTTTGAATGATGTAATTGACTCTATCAATGGTTGGTACATGGATCGAGGTCTTTTTGGATTG GTCTCTGGCGTTGAGATATTTTCAGGGGGTATAATCAGGTTACAAGTTTCCGAAGCAGAGGTTAATGATATATCCATACGTTTTCGTCGCAAGAC TGGCGAGCCAACTGTAGGGAAGACAAGGCCAGAAACTATACTTCGCCAACTAACTACGAAAAAGGGGCAG GTCTACAGTATGCTTCAAGGGAAAAGAGATGTGGATACTGTGCTAACAATGGGTATAATGGAAGATGTTAGTATTGTTCCACAGCCTGCTGGAG ATACAGGCAAGGTTGATTTAACAATGAATGTGGTAGAACGTCAAAGTCATGGCATATCTGCTGGGGGTGGAATATCAAGTGG GATCGCAAATGGCCCTCTTGCAGGATTAATTGGCAG TTGTGCAATTCATCATAGAAATCTTTTTGGAAGAAATCAAAAGCTTAATCTCTCACTTGAGAGGGGCCAAGTTGATTCACTTTTTAGATTAAACTACACAGACCCATGGATTGAAGGAGACGATAAGAGAACATCAAGATCAATCATGGTTCAG AATTCGAAAACCCCTGGCAGTCTTGTTTACTCCCAGCCAGATGGTAATATACTTACCATAGGCCGCGTCACAGCTGGCATTGAATATAGCCGTCCCTTTAGACCAAATTGGAGTGGAACTGCAGGAGTTACTTTTCAG CGTGCTGGTGCTCGTGATGATAGAGGAAATCCAATCATAAGGGATTTCTACAGCAGTCCACTCACTGCAAG CGGTAATGCCTATGACAAAATGTTACTTGCTAAACTTGAGAGTGTATACACTGGTTCTGGTGGCCCTGGCTCTTCGATG TTGGTACTAAATATGGAGCAAGGGCTTCCTGTATGGACAGAATGGTTAGCTTTTAACAGAGTCACTGCTCGTGCACGAAAAGGATTTGTAGCTGGTCCTGTATCCTTCTCATTTGG TTTGTCTGGTGGCCACATGGTGGGTAATTTTCCTCCTCATGAAGCATTTCCCATTGGTGGAACTAACAGTGTGAGAGGATACGAAGAGGGGGCAATTGGATCTGGTCGTTCGCATGTGGTTGGCTCCGGAGAAATGTCTTTTCCCCTG CTGAAGCCTTTAGAAGGGGTGGTATTTGCCGATTGTGGCACTGATCTTGGATCTGCCTCGGCGGTACCTG GCGATCCTGCTGGAGCACGACTAAAGCCTGGTAATGGTTATGGTTATGGAGTAGGTGTGCGTTTGGAGTCTCCATTTGGACCTTTGCGTCTGGAATATGCCTTAAATGATCACGGAACAGGGAGGTTTCATTTTGGTGTCGGTTACAGAAATTGA